From one Caldisericum sp. genomic stretch:
- a CDS encoding SDR family NAD(P)-dependent oxidoreductase, which produces MIAVIGATGHLGNVLVRELLKRGEKHIVCIVPKGEDLTPLTGLDVEMRTADITDYDSIYKALIGVDYVYHTAGVISINKGEWEKLYKVNVLGTRNVVEACLNNRVKRLVYTSSIHAFKEPNKNEYITEKEPLQPLYGEYAKSKALATIEVLKGVERGLNAVVVAPTGIIGPYDYKVSEMGTLILKYMKSKVFFYVDGAYDFVDVRDVAIGEILAMEKGKTGEIYILSGDKIEVKEILNILRSVSGKRIPHIRMPMALAKFSAIFTPLVSKITGEKPLFTSYSLSVLNSNSNVLKDKAVKELGFSSRPLNVSLKDA; this is translated from the coding sequence AGGAGAAAAACACATTGTTTGTATTGTACCAAAAGGTGAGGACTTAACGCCTTTAACCGGGCTTGATGTTGAGATGAGAACCGCCGATATAACGGATTATGACAGTATCTACAAAGCTCTTATTGGTGTTGATTATGTGTATCATACGGCAGGTGTAATATCGATAAATAAGGGTGAGTGGGAAAAGTTGTATAAGGTGAATGTCCTCGGGACAAGAAATGTTGTTGAGGCGTGTTTGAATAATCGTGTAAAAAGGCTTGTTTATACAAGTTCGATACATGCGTTTAAAGAACCTAACAAGAATGAGTATATAACAGAAAAAGAGCCACTTCAACCGCTATACGGAGAATACGCAAAATCAAAGGCACTTGCAACTATTGAGGTTTTAAAAGGAGTTGAAAGAGGCCTTAATGCAGTAGTTGTTGCACCAACCGGTATTATTGGTCCTTATGACTATAAAGTTTCGGAGATGGGCACACTAATCCTGAAATATATGAAAAGCAAGGTGTTTTTCTATGTTGATGGTGCATATGACTTCGTTGATGTACGGGATGTTGCAATAGGCGAGATCCTTGCAATGGAAAAAGGAAAGACGGGCGAGATTTACATTTTATCAGGCGACAAAATAGAAGTGAAAGAGATTTTGAATATTCTTAGAAGTGTTTCAGGGAAAAGGATTCCACATATAAGAATGCCTATGGCTTTAGCGAAGTTCTCAGCTATCTTTACACCTCTTGTTTCAAAAATTACAGGAGAAAAGCCACTTTTTACGTCTTATTCTCTTTCGGTATTGAATTCAAATTCAAATGTTTTGAAGGACAAGGCAGTTAAGGAATTGGGATTTTCTTCAAGACCATTGAATGTTTCCTTAAAGGATGCAT